From a region of the Gossypium raimondii isolate GPD5lz chromosome 10, ASM2569854v1, whole genome shotgun sequence genome:
- the LOC105775090 gene encoding uncharacterized protein LOC105775090: MAGLLEIHDKDGHPEHKLKLERSEVPFICGGCKELGFGLRYQCPNKNCNYILHDECGFGLQYRRPPTQKFFKKCDFQFHQQNPLLGTRICNICALDIQGFLYQCSHGDIDLHPHCANLSLTITLPDSNELIELRENTKSRCLKCQRKERAGKVQGLSYVSSDGKLCYHVACLKEACLDNWKRGYFQLDVLAIEENKILALQNLAPNQVVRPSEGQSSNAMKGIKLLITFLKLVVSAILGEPFTLVSTLFQISQN, from the coding sequence ATGGCAGGATTGCTAGAGATACATGATAAAGATGGTCACCCAGAGCATAAGCTTAAGTTGGAAAGGAGTGAAGTTCCTTTCATTTGTGGTGGGTGCAAAGAGCTAGGATTTGGACTTCGCTACCAATGTCCCAACAAGAATTGCAATTACATACTTCATGACGAATGTGGATTTGGGCTTCAATACCGACGTCCCCCGACtcagaaatttttcaaaaaatgcgACTTCCAATTCCACCAACAGAATCCATTACTAGGAACAAGAATTTGCAACATTTGTGCCTTGGACATACAAGGATTCTTGTACCAATGCTCCCATGGAGATATTGATTTACATCCCCATTGCGCGAACCTTTCTTTGACCATTACCCTTCCGGATTCCAACGAACTAATCGAACTTCGCGAAAATACCAAATCAAGATGCTTGAAATGTCAAAGAAAGGAAAGAGCAGGCAAAGTCCAGGGTTTGTCCTATGTTTCCTCAGATGGTAAGCTATGTTACCATGTGGCATGTCTGAAAGAAGCATGTCTTGACAATTGGAAAAGGGGTTATTTTCAACTTGATGTTCTCGCTATTGAGGAAAATAAAATCCTTGCACTGCAAAATCTTGCTCCAAACCAAGTGGTTCGCCCAAGTGAGGGACAAAGCTCGAATGCAATGAAGGGTATCAAATTGTTGATCACATTTCTCAAGTTGGTCGTTTCTGCTATACTTGGAGAGCCATTTACTTTAGTTTCcactttatttcaaatttctcaGAACTAG
- the LOC128034021 gene encoding secreted RxLR effector protein 161-like produces MDQVNRSPTPMITSSNLSQHVGCAFENESEYRSIVGALQYVVITRLDITFAVNKVCQFMHRLLDQHFKAVKCILMYLQSTMDYDIHFTTAANLDLVGYSDANCGTDVDDRRSTIGFCVFLGGNPVAWGSKKQQIL; encoded by the coding sequence ATGGATCAGGTAAATAGATCTCCTACACCCATGATCACTTCATCAAACTTGTCGCAGCATGTTGGCTGTGCGTTTGAGAATGAGTCCGAGTATAGAAGCATTGTAGGAGCTCTGCAGTATGTGGTCATCACCAGACTAGATATTACCTTTGCTGTCAATAAAGTGTGTCAGTTCATGCATAGGCTTCTTGACCAGCATTTCAAGGCTGTAAAATGCATTCTCATGTATCTTCAAAGTACCATGGACTATGATATTCACTTTACTACAGCTGCCAACTTGGATTTGGTTGGTTATTCGGATGCAAATTGCGGAACTGATGTTGATGATAGGAGGTCTACTATAGGGTTTTGTGTGTTCCTTGGGGGTAATCCTGTAGCTTGGGGATCGAAGAAGCAACAAATTCTCTAA